One region of Drosophila teissieri strain GT53w chromosome 2L, Prin_Dtei_1.1, whole genome shotgun sequence genomic DNA includes:
- the LOC122614706 gene encoding WW domain-binding protein 4, which yields MTEFWKSNERKFCDFCKCWLSDNKASVAFHESGKRHKLNVAKRITDISRNSEKSERERQKMDAEIRKMEEAAMKSYAQDVHSRGDMTARSINTVMRATASASASASGGGHSSAGRSRQVDPMRLEGLSDEEEDQRRVAPGKVTSDTAASEASLWVEGKSDEGHTYYWNVKTNESVWKPPKEGYLSYEEYERINQLAIDQQEISQEQESLKFRANADEEVARVNREKMKAFRKTDNPKEKKQKEERRQTFKTEEEAATKEIGQWQTVEVKAPEEPIDWQLPKTDYYTAAPVVSASTEPEPPVKKFKEKTIGGLDAEIAATAPATFKRKFIKKGNSRQRVED from the exons AT GACGGAGTTCTGGAAGTCAAACGAGCGCAAGTTCTGCGACTTCTGCAAATGCTGGCTGAGCGACAACAAGGCG AGCGTCGCCTTCCACGAGAGTGGCAAGCGGCACAAGCTgaatgtggccaaaaggatCACCGACATCAGTCGCAACAGCGAGAAATCGGAGCGGGAACGCCAGAAAATGGACGCGGAGATCCGCAAGATGGAGGAGGCGGCCATGAAGTCGTACGCCCAGGATGTCCACTCCCGCGGCGACATGACCGCGCGGTCCATCAATACGGTGATGCGGGCCACGgcctctgcttctgcttccGCCTCAGGCGGTGGTCATTCGTCGGCTGGCAGATCCCGCCAAGTGGACCCCATGCGCCTGGAAGGACTCTCCGACGAGGAAGAGGACCAGAGGCGGGTAGCTCCCGGCAAGGTCACCAGCGACACAGCCGCTTCAGAAGCCTCCCTCTGGGTGGAGGGCAAGTCGGACGAAGGACACACCTACTACTGGAACGTGAAAACCAATGAATCCGTCTGGAAACCGCCGAAGGAGGGCTATCTGTCCTACGAGGAGTACGAGCGCATAAACCAACTGGCCATCGATCAACAGGAGATCTCCCAGGAGCAGGAATCCCTCAAGTTTCGCGCCAATGCCGACGAGGAAGTGGCGAGGGTGAATCGAGAGAAGATGAAAGCCTTCCGGAAGACCGATAATCCCAAGGAAAAGAAGCAGAAGGAAGAGAGGCGTCAGACATTCAAAACAGAGGAGGAGGCGGCCACCAAGGAGATTGGGCAGTGGCAAACTGTCGAAGTGAA AGCGCCTGAAGAGCCCATCGATTGGCAGCTACCAAAAACGGATTACTACACTGCTGCTCCCGTGGTTTCCGCTTCCACTGAACCAGAACCACCAGTCAAGAAGTTCAAGGAGAAGACGATAGGCGGTCTGGATGCGGAGATAGCCGCCACTGCGCCTGCCACGTTCAAGAGGAAATTCATCAAGAAGGGAAACAGCCGTCAGCGCGTCGAGGACTAG
- the LOC122614715 gene encoding probable serine hydrolase translates to MGQTRVATTTATPSPAASPAPEANGQTEEPLQLLGEDSWEEFSIAVPWGTVEAKWWGSKERQPIIALHGWQDNCGSFDRLCPLLPADTSILAIDLPGHGKSSHYPMGMQYFIFWDGICLIRRIVRKYNWKNVTLLGHSLGGALTFMYAASFPTEVEKLINIDIAGPTVRGTQRMAEGTGRALDKFLDYETLPESKQPCYSYDEMIKLVLDAYDGSVDEPSVRVLMNRGMRHNPSKDGYLFARDLRLKISLLGMFTAEQTLAYARLIRCRVLNIRGIPGMKFETPQVYADVIATLRENAAKVVYVEVPGTHHLHLVTPELVAPHVNQFLKEA, encoded by the exons ATGGGCCAGACACgcgtggcaacaacaacagcgacgcCATCTCCAGCGGCGTCACCTGCGCCAGAAGCAA ATGGCCAGACGGAGGAGCccctgcagctgctgggcgAGGACAGCTGGGAGGAGTTCTCCATCGCCGTTCCCTGGGGAACCGTCGAGG CCAAGTGGTGGGGCTCGAAGGAGCGGCAGCCCATCATCGCCCTTCACGGCTGGCAGGACAACTGCGGCAGCTTCGACAGGCTGTGCCCCCTGCTTCCGGCGGACACCTCCATCCTGGCCATCGATCTTCCCGGGCACGGCAAGTCCTCGCACTATCCGATGGGCATGCAGTACTTCATCTTCTGGGACGGCATATGCCTGATTCGCCGCATAGTACGCAAGTACAACTGGAAGAACGTCACCCTGCTGGGCCACTCGCTGGGCGGAGCTCTGACCTTCATGTACGCGGCTAGTTTTCCCACGGAGGTGGAGAAGCTGATCAACATCGATATCGCGGGTCCCACGGTGCGCGGCACTCAACGGATGGCGGAGGGCACTGGCAGGGCGCTGGACAAGTTCTTGGACTACGAAACCCTGCCGGAGAGCAAGCAGCCCTGCTACTCGTACGACGAGATGATCAAACTGGTGCTAGACGCCTACGATGGCTCCGTGGATGAGCCTTCGGTTCGGGTGCTGATGAACAGGGGCATGAGGCACAATCCGAGCAAGGATGGCTACCTGTTTGCCAGGGATCTGCGGCTGAAAATAAGCCTCCTGGGCATGTTCACCGCGGAGCAGACGTTGGCCTACGCGCGCCTGATTCGCTGTCGCGTGCTCAACATCCGGGGCATTCCCGGCATGAAGTTCGAGACGCCACAGGTGTATGCGGATGTGATTGCCACGCTGCGGGAGAATGCCGCCAAGGTGGTCTACGTTGAGGTGCCTGGCACCCATCACCTTCACCTGGTCACCCCGGAGCTAGTGGCGCCCCATGTCAACCAATTCCTGAAGGAGGCGTGA